The proteins below are encoded in one region of Flavobacterium sp. IMCC34852:
- the fabF gene encoding beta-ketoacyl-ACP synthase II, whose product MSLKRVVVTGLGALTPIGNSIEEYWDALVNGKSGAAPITYYDTEKHKTKFACEVKNFNIEDFMDRKEARRMDKFAQYAIAASEEAIKDAGITNDNVNKHRVGVIWGAGIGGLETFQEEVMSYAAGDGTPRFNPFFIPKMIADIAPAHISMRNGFMGPNYTTVSACASSANALIDAFNYIRLGMCDVIISGGSEAAVTIAGMGGFNSMQALSTRNDSPETASRPFDATRDGFVLGEGAGALVLEEYEHAKARGAKIYCEIGGGGMSSDAYHLTAPHPEGIGVIAVMQNTLRDAGMKPEQVDHINTHGTSTPLGDVAELKAISAVFGAHAKNININSTKSMTGHLLGAAGAIEAIASILAMKHGIVPPTINHTVVDENIDPSLNLTLNKAQKREVNVAMSNTFGFGGHNACVLFKKIED is encoded by the coding sequence ATGTCATTAAAGCGAGTTGTAGTAACAGGTTTAGGAGCATTAACCCCAATAGGGAATTCTATTGAAGAATATTGGGATGCACTGGTAAACGGTAAAAGCGGTGCCGCTCCGATTACCTATTACGATACTGAAAAACACAAAACAAAATTTGCCTGCGAAGTCAAAAACTTCAACATAGAAGATTTTATGGACCGCAAGGAAGCTCGCAGAATGGACAAATTTGCACAATATGCCATTGCTGCTAGTGAAGAAGCCATAAAAGATGCCGGAATTACCAATGACAATGTGAACAAACACAGAGTTGGGGTCATTTGGGGTGCCGGAATTGGCGGATTGGAAACTTTCCAAGAAGAAGTAATGAGCTATGCAGCCGGAGACGGAACGCCAAGATTCAATCCCTTCTTTATTCCTAAAATGATTGCCGATATTGCTCCCGCTCACATTTCGATGCGAAATGGGTTTATGGGACCAAATTATACTACTGTTTCTGCCTGTGCTTCTTCTGCCAATGCTTTGATTGATGCTTTCAATTACATTCGTTTAGGAATGTGTGACGTCATCATTTCAGGTGGTTCAGAAGCGGCTGTTACTATTGCAGGTATGGGCGGATTTAACTCTATGCAAGCTTTATCAACCCGAAATGACAGTCCCGAAACAGCCTCAAGACCATTTGATGCAACCCGTGACGGATTTGTTTTAGGCGAAGGTGCCGGTGCCTTAGTTTTAGAAGAATATGAACACGCCAAAGCACGTGGCGCGAAAATATATTGTGAAATCGGTGGCGGCGGAATGTCATCAGATGCCTATCACTTAACAGCACCACATCCTGAAGGAATTGGCGTAATTGCGGTTATGCAAAATACATTGCGCGATGCCGGAATGAAACCGGAACAAGTAGACCACATCAATACACACGGAACTTCAACACCGCTTGGAGATGTAGCCGAGTTGAAAGCAATTAGTGCCGTTTTTGGTGCTCATGCAAAAAACATCAACATCAATTCAACCAAATCGATGACGGGTCACTTACTGGGAGCAGCCGGTGCGATTGAAGCGATTGCGTCTATTTTAGCCATGAAACACGGTATTGTTCCTCCAACAATTAACCATACAGTGGTTGATGAAAACATTGATCCTTCTTTGAACCTGACTTTAAATAAAGCCCAAAAAAGAGAAGTTAATGTGGCGATGAGTAATACTTTTGGTTTTGGCGGACACAACGCTTGCGTTTTATTCAAAAAAATTGAAGACTAA
- a CDS encoding acyl carrier protein, which produces MSDIASRVKAIIVDKLGVDENEVVTEASFTNDLGADSLDTVELIMEFEKEFDIQIPDDQAENIATVGQAISYIEEAKK; this is translated from the coding sequence ATGTCAGACATTGCATCAAGAGTTAAAGCGATTATTGTAGACAAATTAGGCGTTGACGAAAACGAAGTTGTAACAGAAGCTAGCTTCACTAACGATTTAGGAGCTGATTCATTAGACACTGTTGAGTTGATTATGGAGTTCGAAAAAGAATTTGATATTCAAATTCCGGACGACCAAGCAGAAAACATTGCTACTGTAGGTCAAGCTATTTCTTACATCGAAGAAGCAAAAAAATAA
- the purN gene encoding phosphoribosylglycinamide formyltransferase, with protein MKKIVLFASGNGSNVENIIWYFKNSNVLSVVGVLTNNLHAKVLEKAQKHNIPTFVFNKSELNEGFVLDKINELQPDLIVLAGFLLKFPDHIISKYPHKIINIHPALLPKYGGKGMYGMHVHQAILENKEKETGITIHYVNEHYDEGEFIFQTSVNIEDCKTPEEIAVKVHELEHQHFPKVIEKLLIPNP; from the coding sequence ATGAAAAAAATTGTGCTGTTCGCTTCCGGAAACGGTTCTAATGTGGAGAATATTATTTGGTATTTCAAAAACAGTAATGTGCTTTCTGTAGTCGGAGTGCTTACTAACAATCTGCATGCCAAAGTTTTAGAGAAAGCACAAAAGCACAACATTCCGACTTTTGTTTTCAATAAATCTGAACTAAATGAGGGATTTGTTTTGGATAAAATAAACGAATTGCAGCCCGATTTAATCGTTTTGGCGGGATTCTTACTCAAATTCCCTGATCACATTATCTCAAAATACCCCCATAAAATCATCAATATCCATCCAGCTTTATTACCAAAATATGGTGGCAAAGGCATGTACGGGATGCATGTACACCAAGCCATTTTAGAAAATAAAGAAAAAGAAACCGGAATCACCATTCATTACGTTAACGAACATTATGACGAAGGTGAATTTATTTTTCAAACTTCGGTCAACATCGAAGATTGCAAAACTCCGGAAGAAATAGCTGTTAAAGTTCATGAACTGGAACACCAACATTTTCCGAAGGTTATCGAAAAACTCCTAATCCCTAATCCCTAA
- the rnhA gene encoding ribonuclease HI, whose protein sequence is MSHQVHIYTDGAAKGNPGNGGYGVVMEMVGTNYRKEFYEGFRHTTNNRMELLAVIVGLEKLKNPNMKVLVISDSKYVVDAVEKKWVFGWEKKNFAGKKNPDLWMRFLKIYRQHQVDFKWIKGHNNHPQNERCDELAVYASGLEKLSVDTFYEREEGKLL, encoded by the coding sequence TTGAGTCACCAAGTCCATATTTACACCGACGGCGCTGCCAAAGGAAATCCCGGAAACGGTGGTTATGGCGTAGTGATGGAAATGGTTGGCACCAATTATCGAAAAGAGTTTTACGAAGGTTTTCGCCATACGACCAACAACCGAATGGAATTACTGGCAGTTATAGTAGGTTTAGAAAAACTCAAAAACCCTAATATGAAAGTCTTGGTGATTTCCGATTCGAAATATGTTGTTGATGCCGTCGAGAAAAAATGGGTTTTTGGTTGGGAAAAGAAAAACTTCGCCGGTAAAAAAAATCCTGATCTTTGGATGCGTTTCCTCAAAATTTATCGCCAACATCAAGTCGATTTTAAATGGATTAAAGGCCACAATAACCATCCGCAAAACGAACGTTGTGATGAATTGGCGGTTTATGCTTCAGGATTGGAGAAACTCTCTGTGGATACTTTTTATGAAAGAGAAGAAGGAAAATTGTTGTAA
- a CDS encoding PfkB family carbohydrate kinase — MNKLLIVGTVAFDAIETPFGKTDKILGGAGTFIGLSASHFNLQSAIVSVVGDDFPQEYIDLLTARNIDVSGLEIVKGGKTFFWSGRYHNDMNSRDTLATELNVLADFNPIVPNHFKDADVVMLGNLHPVVQTGVLNQMTQKPKLVVLDTMNFWMDCALPELLDVIKRVDVITINDEEARQLSGEYSLVKAAAKIHTMGPKYVVIKKGEHGALIFHDEHIFFAPALPLADVYDPTGAGDTFAGGFAGFITQQGDISFDTMKTAIIQGSNLASFCVEKFGTERMLSLTKEEVNERLKQFKALTQFEIELQ; from the coding sequence ATGAACAAATTACTTATAGTAGGAACAGTTGCTTTTGACGCTATCGAAACGCCATTTGGCAAAACTGACAAAATATTAGGCGGTGCCGGAACTTTCATTGGTTTATCGGCCTCGCATTTTAACTTACAATCGGCCATTGTTTCCGTTGTTGGTGACGATTTTCCACAAGAATATATTGATTTATTAACAGCTAGAAACATTGATGTTTCAGGTTTGGAAATCGTAAAAGGCGGCAAAACGTTCTTTTGGAGCGGACGTTATCACAACGACATGAACTCGAGAGATACTTTGGCTACCGAGTTGAATGTATTGGCTGATTTCAATCCAATTGTTCCGAATCATTTTAAAGATGCCGATGTAGTAATGTTGGGCAACTTGCATCCTGTAGTACAAACGGGAGTTTTGAATCAAATGACCCAAAAACCAAAATTAGTAGTTTTAGACACTATGAACTTTTGGATGGATTGTGCCTTACCAGAATTATTAGACGTAATCAAACGTGTTGACGTTATTACTATCAATGATGAAGAAGCGCGTCAATTATCCGGAGAATATTCTTTGGTTAAAGCGGCAGCCAAAATTCATACCATGGGACCAAAATACGTGGTAATTAAAAAAGGAGAACACGGTGCGTTGATTTTCCATGATGAGCATATTTTCTTCGCTCCGGCTTTACCATTGGCTGATGTTTATGATCCAACCGGTGCAGGCGATACTTTTGCAGGTGGTTTTGCCGGATTTATTACCCAACAGGGCGATATTTCTTTTGATACCATGAAAACCGCTATCATTCAAGGTTCCAACTTGGCATCTTTTTGTGTAGAAAAATTCGGGACTGAGAGAATGCTTTCACTGACAAAAGAAGAAGTGAACGAGCGATTGAAACAATTCAAAGCTTTAACACAATTTGAAATAGAATTACAATAA
- a CDS encoding amidophosphoribosyltransferase, whose amino-acid sequence MSDAIKHECGIALLRLKKPLAFYKEKYGTAFYGIQKMYLLMEKQHNRGQDGAGFASIKFDVEPGERYISRVRSNKAQPIQDIFAQINERINEELSLHPEYQDNVQLQKDHIPYIGELFLGHVRYGTFGKNSLESVHPFLRQNNWMHRNLIVAGNFNMTNVTELFNSLVELGQHPKEMADTVTVMEKIGHFLDDEVTDLYQECKNNGLSKREASPVIAEKLDLAKILKRASKGWDGGYAMAGLLGHGDSFVFRDPAGIRPAYFYEDDEIVVVASERPVIQTSFNVPFEKVQELQPGHALIIKKNGNVSQQEIITPTIKKACSFERIYFSRGSDAEIYQERKELGKLILPAVLESIENDTDNTVFSFIPNTAETSFYGMVEAANDFLNQRKNQFILNNRKTLTKEKLEEILSVKIRTEKIAIKDAKLRTFITEDSSRDDLVAHVYDVTYGVIKPTDNLVIIDDSIVRGTTLKKSILKMMDRLNPKRIVVVSSAPQIRYPDCYGIDMAKLEGLIAFQAAIELLKERNLYKIVDDVYKKCKSQEKLKDADVVNYVNEIYAPFSDTEISNKIAALLHPGDINAEVKIIFQTVDNLHIACPKNLGDWYFTGDYPTAGGNRVVNKAFMNFYEGKDARAY is encoded by the coding sequence ATGAGCGACGCAATTAAACACGAATGTGGAATCGCCCTTTTAAGATTAAAAAAACCGTTAGCATTCTACAAAGAAAAGTACGGTACGGCTTTTTACGGCATACAAAAAATGTATCTGTTAATGGAAAAGCAACACAACCGCGGACAAGATGGCGCCGGTTTTGCTTCGATTAAATTTGATGTCGAGCCCGGAGAAAGATACATCAGCCGCGTGCGCTCGAACAAAGCGCAACCGATTCAGGATATCTTTGCCCAAATCAACGAAAGAATTAATGAAGAGCTGTCTTTGCATCCCGAATACCAAGACAACGTTCAATTGCAAAAAGACCACATTCCTTACATAGGCGAATTGTTTTTAGGACATGTTCGATACGGAACTTTTGGCAAAAACAGCCTTGAAAGCGTTCACCCTTTTCTACGTCAGAACAACTGGATGCACCGAAACCTTATTGTTGCCGGAAATTTCAATATGACTAACGTAACCGAGCTTTTCAATAGTTTGGTAGAATTAGGCCAACATCCAAAAGAAATGGCAGATACAGTAACCGTTATGGAAAAAATAGGTCATTTCCTCGATGATGAAGTAACCGATTTGTACCAAGAATGTAAAAACAACGGTTTGTCTAAAAGAGAAGCCTCTCCGGTAATTGCCGAAAAATTAGACCTTGCTAAAATATTAAAACGCGCTTCTAAAGGTTGGGATGGCGGTTATGCCATGGCCGGATTATTAGGTCACGGCGATAGTTTTGTGTTCCGCGATCCTGCAGGAATTCGTCCGGCTTATTTTTATGAAGATGATGAAATTGTAGTCGTTGCTTCTGAAAGACCGGTGATTCAAACTTCTTTCAATGTGCCATTCGAAAAAGTACAAGAATTACAACCCGGTCATGCTTTAATTATCAAGAAAAACGGGAATGTTTCTCAGCAAGAAATCATTACACCTACAATTAAAAAAGCTTGTTCGTTTGAACGGATTTATTTTTCTCGTGGCAGTGATGCCGAAATTTATCAAGAGCGAAAAGAATTAGGAAAATTGATTTTACCCGCCGTTTTAGAATCAATTGAAAATGATACTGACAATACCGTTTTCTCATTTATTCCGAATACTGCTGAAACTTCTTTCTACGGAATGGTGGAAGCTGCGAATGATTTTTTGAACCAAAGAAAGAACCAGTTCATTTTGAACAACCGTAAAACATTAACCAAAGAAAAACTGGAAGAAATCCTTTCGGTCAAAATCAGAACGGAGAAAATTGCCATTAAAGATGCCAAACTGAGAACCTTTATCACCGAAGACAGCAGTCGCGATGATTTGGTAGCGCACGTTTACGATGTGACTTATGGCGTAATCAAACCAACAGATAACTTAGTCATCATAGATGACAGCATTGTTCGCGGCACTACTTTGAAGAAAAGCATTTTAAAAATGATGGATCGATTGAATCCAAAACGCATTGTTGTGGTTTCTTCTGCACCGCAAATTCGTTATCCGGATTGTTACGGCATTGACATGGCCAAATTAGAAGGCTTAATTGCTTTCCAAGCGGCAATTGAATTATTAAAAGAGCGAAATCTTTATAAAATTGTAGACGATGTTTACAAAAAATGTAAATCACAAGAAAAATTAAAAGATGCTGATGTGGTGAATTATGTAAACGAAATCTATGCACCGTTCAGCGATACCGAAATTTCGAACAAAATAGCAGCTTTGCTGCATCCGGGCGATATCAATGCCGAAGTAAAAATCATTTTCCAAACCGTTGACAATTTACATATCGCTTGTCCGAAAAATCTAGGGGATTGGTACTTTACCGGTGACTATCCCACTGCTGGAGGTAACCGTGTTGTAAACAAGGCATTTATGAATTTTTACGAAGGGAAAGATGCACGTGCTTACTAA